A window of Lepus europaeus isolate LE1 chromosome 11, mLepTim1.pri, whole genome shotgun sequence contains these coding sequences:
- the RHOV gene encoding rho-related GTP-binding protein RhoV, translated as MPPRELSEAEPPPLRAPTPPPRRRSAPPELGIKCVLVGDGAVGKSSLIVSYTCNGYPARYRPTALDTFSVQVLVDGAPVRIELWDTAGQEDFDRLRSLCYPDTDVFLACFSVVQPSSFQNITEKWLPEIRTHNPQAPVLLVGTQADLRDDVNVLIELDQGGREGPVPQPQAQGLAEKIRACCYLECSALTQKNLKEVFDSAILSAIEHKARLEKKLNAKGVRTLSRCRWKKFFCFV; from the exons ATGCCGCCGCGGGAGCTGAGCGAGGCCGAGCCGCCCCCTCTCCGGGCCCCGACCCCCCCTCCGCGGCGGCGTAGCGCGCCCCCGGAGCTGGGCATCAAGTGCGTGCTGGTGGGCGACGGCGCGGTGGGCAAGAGCAGCCTCATTGTCAGCTACACCTGCAATGGGTACCCCGCGCGCTACCGACCTACGGCGCTGGACACCTTCTCTG tGCAAGTCCTGGTGGATGGCGCCCCGGTGCGCATAGAGCTCTGGGACACAGCGGGACAG GAGGACTTCGACCGGCTGCGCTCCCTCTGCTACCCGGACACCGACGTCTTCCTGGCGTGTTTCAGCGTGGTGCAGCCCAGCTCCTTCCAGAACATCACAGAGAAATGGCTGCCCGAGATCCGCACCCACAACCCGCAGGCGCCGGTgctgctggtgggcacccaggccgACCTGAGGGACGATGTCAATGTACTGATTGAGCTGGACCAAGGCGGCCGGGAGGGCCCGGTTCCGCAGCCACAGGCCCAGGGTCTGGCGGAAAAGATCCGGGCCTGCTGCTACCTTGAGTGCTCGGCCTTGACGCAGAAGAACCTGAAGGAGGTGTTCGACTCGGCCATTCTGAGCGCCATTGAGCACAAGGCCCGGCTGGAGAAGAAGCTCAACGCCAAAGGTGTGCGCACCCTGTCCCGCTGCCGCTGGAAGAAGTTCTTCTGCTTTGTTTGA